From one Bradyrhizobium sp. Ash2021 genomic stretch:
- a CDS encoding adenylate/guanylate cyclase domain-containing protein, translated as MRIGIRSAISALVLTSIVVSAVGVHLLWWRTAQQVSQTLADTINDQIVSAVGDELQSITTEARSSLTAVRTLLVEKVFDARDARKREVVLQSQLLSQPTISWVAFGWPDGSFFAGHKLGDSVIEMLEISGDGKLRINRYEFEGNDLKLKASWFEDTEYVVTDQEWFRAAIRSNDEHWSTLTTHPNGERLAAAFAAPIDIDQKPAGVVAIIIELTRVSNFLSQLTVGKSAGAFILDRDGGVVAAPDPDASEVKALKTDHPLFPVAVDAMRQSGSAYDPGSGEAFHSQVTREGKAYQAVLTPISFPGWSLVTVVPESEFLGPVQMTIRKLLVGLAVLIVFAGLLSAWLAQRLIAAPLIKVMGEIRHVERFDLDKVERHPSRLTEIENLSGAIGDMAQGLAAFRKYIPADLVKRLVSDGTGARLGGAVRPMSVMFIDLAGFTGMSERLGDRIIPLLSRYFDSVSAQIQAQGGTIDKFIGDAVMAFWGAPAANPDHAIDCCRAALACQRAMAEAGLADDNGQPVRIRIGVNSGDMLVGNIGSEVRLNYTVIGDAVNIASRLESTNKVYGSMIIIGPETRTLAGDRIVVRELDRLAVYGRAGGLQIYELLGMAGEFTGALDWVKSYEAGLTAWRARDFAAAIGAFEKVLDIRKDDTASSVMIERCRQQLENPTSDDWDGTTIARTK; from the coding sequence ATGCGCATCGGCATCCGCAGCGCCATTTCGGCCCTCGTCCTGACGTCCATCGTCGTCAGCGCCGTCGGCGTGCATTTATTGTGGTGGCGGACGGCGCAGCAGGTCAGCCAGACCCTGGCCGACACCATCAACGACCAGATCGTGTCCGCGGTCGGCGACGAATTGCAGTCGATCACCACCGAGGCGCGGTCGTCGCTTACGGCGGTGCGCACGCTGTTGGTCGAAAAAGTATTCGACGCGCGCGACGCCAGGAAGCGCGAGGTCGTGCTCCAATCACAATTGCTCTCCCAGCCGACCATTTCATGGGTGGCGTTCGGATGGCCGGATGGATCGTTCTTCGCCGGGCACAAACTCGGCGATAGCGTCATCGAAATGCTCGAGATCAGCGGCGACGGCAAGCTCCGGATCAACCGGTACGAATTCGAGGGCAACGACCTCAAGCTCAAGGCCAGCTGGTTCGAGGACACCGAATACGTCGTCACCGATCAGGAGTGGTTTCGCGCCGCGATCCGCTCCAACGACGAACACTGGTCGACGCTGACGACGCATCCCAACGGCGAACGGCTGGCCGCGGCCTTCGCGGCGCCGATCGATATCGACCAGAAGCCCGCCGGCGTCGTTGCCATCATCATCGAACTGACGCGGGTCTCGAATTTCCTGTCGCAGCTCACGGTCGGAAAGTCGGCCGGCGCCTTCATCCTCGACCGCGACGGCGGCGTGGTCGCCGCACCCGATCCGGATGCCAGCGAGGTCAAAGCGCTGAAGACCGATCATCCGCTGTTTCCGGTCGCCGTCGATGCGATGCGGCAGTCCGGCAGCGCCTACGACCCCGGCAGCGGCGAGGCGTTTCATTCCCAGGTGACGCGGGAGGGCAAGGCCTATCAAGCGGTGCTGACGCCGATCTCGTTTCCGGGCTGGTCGCTGGTGACTGTGGTGCCGGAGTCGGAATTCCTCGGACCGGTGCAGATGACGATCCGGAAATTGCTGGTCGGCCTGGCGGTGCTGATCGTCTTCGCCGGGCTATTGTCGGCATGGCTCGCGCAGCGCCTGATCGCCGCCCCGCTGATCAAGGTGATGGGCGAGATCAGGCATGTCGAGCGCTTCGACCTCGACAAGGTCGAGCGCCATCCGTCGCGGCTGACCGAGATCGAGAACCTTTCCGGCGCCATCGGCGACATGGCGCAGGGCCTTGCCGCGTTCAGGAAATACATCCCGGCCGACCTCGTGAAGCGGCTGGTCAGCGACGGCACCGGCGCGCGGCTCGGCGGCGCGGTCAGGCCCATGAGCGTGATGTTCATCGATCTCGCCGGTTTCACCGGCATGTCGGAACGGCTCGGCGACCGCATCATCCCGCTGCTGTCGCGCTACTTCGATTCCGTGTCGGCGCAGATTCAGGCGCAGGGCGGCACCATCGACAAATTCATCGGCGATGCCGTGATGGCGTTCTGGGGCGCGCCGGCGGCAAACCCGGATCACGCCATCGATTGCTGCCGCGCCGCGCTGGCCTGTCAGCGCGCGATGGCGGAGGCGGGCCTCGCCGACGACAATGGCCAGCCCGTCAGGATCAGAATCGGCGTCAATTCCGGCGACATGCTGGTCGGCAATATCGGATCGGAAGTCCGGCTGAACTACACCGTGATCGGCGACGCCGTGAATATCGCCAGCCGCCTGGAGAGCACCAACAAGGTCTACGGCTCCATGATCATTATCGGTCCGGAAACCCGCACGCTGGCAGGTGACCGCATCGTGGTCCGCGAACTCGACCGGCTCGCGGTCTATGGCCGCGCCGGCGGCCTGCAGATCTACGAACTATTGGGAATGGCCGGCGAGTTCACCGGCGCGCTGGACTGGGTGAAATCCTATGAAGCCGGGCTGACGGCATGGCGGGCGCGCGATTTCGCGGCCGCGATCGGCGCGTTCGAGAAGGTGCTTGATATCCGCAAGGACGATACGGCGTCGTCGGTGATGATCGAGCGCTGCAGGCAGCAACTCGAAAATCCGACCAGCGACGATTGGGATGGCACGACCATCGCGCGAACGAAATAG
- a CDS encoding cytochrome c biogenesis protein CcdA, translating to MHDVSIPAALIAGLVSFLSPCVLPLVPPYLIYLTGATIEHVAHEETAQTSKRAVMASAVMFVLGFSTVFVALGASASLVGGLIRAWSAQLSIVAGIVIIVMGLHFLGLTRIGLLMREGRLTVPKPVGLWGAYVMGLAFAFGWTPCIGPILAAILSIAAAEATVTKGAGLLAVYSAGLGIPFLLAAFMIEQFSSLFTRMKRHLRRVEHAMGILMVITGIGFLTGAVSSVSIWLLETFPALQNFG from the coding sequence ATGCACGATGTTTCCATCCCGGCGGCCCTGATCGCCGGTCTCGTCAGCTTCCTGTCGCCCTGCGTGCTGCCGCTGGTGCCGCCCTATCTGATCTACCTGACCGGCGCGACCATCGAGCACGTCGCCCATGAAGAGACCGCGCAGACCTCGAAGCGCGCCGTGATGGCCTCGGCCGTGATGTTCGTGCTCGGCTTTTCCACGGTGTTCGTGGCGCTTGGTGCCAGTGCGTCCCTGGTCGGCGGGCTGATCCGGGCCTGGTCGGCGCAACTGTCGATCGTCGCCGGCATCGTCATCATCGTGATGGGCCTGCATTTCCTCGGGCTGACGCGGATCGGCCTGTTGATGCGCGAAGGCCGGCTGACCGTGCCGAAACCGGTCGGGCTGTGGGGCGCTTATGTGATGGGGCTGGCTTTCGCGTTCGGCTGGACCCCCTGCATCGGCCCGATCCTGGCCGCGATCCTTTCCATTGCGGCAGCCGAGGCCACCGTGACCAAGGGCGCGGGCCTGCTCGCGGTCTATTCCGCCGGGCTCGGAATTCCTTTCCTGCTGGCGGCGTTCATGATCGAACAGTTCTCATCGCTGTTCACGCGGATGAAGCGGCATCTCCGCCGCGTCGAGCACGCCATGGGCATCTTGATGGTGATCACCGGCATCGGCTTCTTGACCGGCGCCGTCTCCAGCGTCTCGATCTGGCTGCTGGAGACATTCCCGGCGCTGCAAAATTTCGGCTAG
- a CDS encoding DoxX family protein yields the protein MNFVVNLLILLPARIASYFSWAGPLLMRLIVGYTFMLTGWGKLTNLEQVTENFVGWGIPFPKILTPFVSGVEFFGGAMLILGLFTRIPAAMLAVVMLVAIRSAKWGDIDSLETLLGFEEMTYFAAFMWLAIAGPGAASLDRLLVNAAGHREVST from the coding sequence ATGAATTTCGTCGTCAATCTTCTGATCCTGCTGCCGGCGCGGATCGCATCGTATTTTTCCTGGGCCGGCCCGCTGCTGATGCGGTTGATCGTCGGCTACACCTTCATGCTGACCGGCTGGGGCAAGCTCACCAATCTGGAGCAGGTCACCGAGAATTTTGTCGGTTGGGGCATTCCCTTCCCGAAAATCCTCACCCCCTTCGTCTCCGGCGTCGAGTTCTTCGGCGGCGCCATGCTGATCCTCGGCCTGTTCACCAGGATCCCCGCCGCGATGCTGGCGGTGGTCATGCTGGTCGCCATCAGGTCGGCGAAATGGGGCGACATCGATTCGCTGGAAACCCTGCTCGGCTTCGAGGAGATGACATATTTCGCCGCCTTCATGTGGCTCGCCATTGCCGGCCCCGGCGCGGCATCGCTCGACCGGCTGCTGGTCAATGCGGCCGGGCATCGTGAAGTTTCGACGTGA